In the Hordeum vulgare subsp. vulgare chromosome 7H, MorexV3_pseudomolecules_assembly, whole genome shotgun sequence genome, one interval contains:
- the LOC123413270 gene encoding FCS-Like Zinc finger 3-like produces the protein MESRHRKAASGRFFCFFLESVNNGGAGGGGNLELETCFLCKRGIASDHHAYMYRGDAAFCSEDCRQEQMDMDAALAAVARRHRALLIFRPPSSSSRAGFTVHAPAVSGFTVHLGC, from the coding sequence ATGGAGTCGAGGCACAGGAAGGCGGCATCTGGCCggttcttctgcttcttcctcgAATCAGTGAATAATGGcggcgcgggcggcggcggcaaccTCGAGCTCGAGACCTGCTTCCTGTGCAAGCGCGGCATCGCCTCGGACCACCACGCCTACATGTACAGGGGCGATGCGGCGTTCTGCAGCGAGGACTGCAGGCAGGAGCAGATGGACATGGACGCCGCGCTGGCCGCCGTCGCGCGCCGGCACCGCGCGCTGCTGATATTCAGGCCGCCGTCGTCCTCTTCGCGGGCCGGCTTCACCGTCCACGCCCCCGCAGTGTCAGGCTTCACCGTCCACCTAGGTTGTTAG